One Malania oleifera isolate guangnan ecotype guangnan chromosome 10, ASM2987363v1, whole genome shotgun sequence genomic region harbors:
- the LOC131166356 gene encoding uncharacterized protein LOC131166356 isoform X1, with protein sequence MSRERVLVIGGSGYLGQHLLQGLSEIQGAPFDLAFTHHSAPPQPLLQAIPHALPFHVDLRTGLGFDAISLTFGQPHVVVNCAALSLPRACEEDPAAAMSINVPYSLVKWLSSFKGSSVLLIHLSTDQVYEGVKSFYKEEDETVPVNVYGKSKVAAEEFICANCSNFAILRSSIIFGPQTISPVPKSLPIQWIDSVLSRGDKIEFFHDEFRCPVYVKDVVTLILALMNRWMSECRQMQLLLNVGGPDRVSRLQMAEAVAHIRGYDTSLIKPVSASSVNRGVMSPADISMDISKLVHTLDVSPTPFRDGVRLTLAAEAGS encoded by the exons atgagcaGGGAGAGAGTGCTAGTGATAGGGGGCAGTGGGTACCTGGGTCAGCATCTCTTGCAAGGTTTATCAGAGATCCAAGGGGCACCCTTCGATCTGGCATTCACGCATCACTCCGCCCCACCCCAGCCTCTGCTCCAAGCTATTCCGCATGCGCTTCCATTTCATGTCGATTTGCGAACAGGACTTGGCTTCGATGCCATCTCCCTCACATTCGGCCAG CCTCATGTGGTTGTAAATTGTGCTGCACTCTCTTTGCCTCGTGCTTGTGAAGAGGATCCTGCTGCTGCAATGTCTATTAATGTGCCTTATTCTCTTGTAAAATGGCTATCAAGCTTCAAAGGGAGCAGTGTTCTTTTAATTCATCTATCAACTGACCAAG TTTATGAAGGTGTGAAGTCCTTCTACAAGGAAGAAGATGAAACCGTTCCTGTGAATGTTTATGGGAAATCAAAAGTGGCAGCAGAGGAGTTTATCTGTGCGAACTGCTCAAATTTTGCAATTTTGAGAAGCAGTATCATCTTTGGGCCACAAACTATTTCACCTGTTCCAAAATCCCTTCCCATTCAG TGGATTGATAGTGTCCTCTCCCGGGGAGATAAAATTGAGTTTTTTCATGACGAGTTTCGCTGCCCTGTGTATGTCAAGGATGTTGTGACTCTCATACTAGCTTTGATGAACAGATGGATGTCAG AATGTAGGCAGATGCAATTGCTTTTAAATGTTGGAGGGCCAGACAGGGTATCTCGTCTTCAGATGGCTGAGGCTGTGGCGCATATCAGAGGATATGACACTTCATTAATAAAACCAGTATCTGCATCATCA GTGAATCGTGGCGTCATGTCTCCGGCTGACATATCAATGGATATCTCAAAGCTGGTTCATACACTGGATGTTTCTCCCACTCCATTCAGAGATGGTGTCAGATTAACACTTGCTGCTGAAGCTGGTTCTTGA
- the LOC131166356 gene encoding uncharacterized protein LOC131166356 isoform X2, protein MSRERVLVIGGSGYLGQHLLQGLSEIQGAPFDLAFTHHSAPPQPLLQAIPHALPFHVDLRTGLGFDAISLTFGQPHVVVNCAALSLPRACEEDPAAAMSINVPYSLVKWLSSFKGSSVLLIHLSTDQGVKSFYKEEDETVPVNVYGKSKVAAEEFICANCSNFAILRSSIIFGPQTISPVPKSLPIQWIDSVLSRGDKIEFFHDEFRCPVYVKDVVTLILALMNRWMSECRQMQLLLNVGGPDRVSRLQMAEAVAHIRGYDTSLIKPVSASSVNRGVMSPADISMDISKLVHTLDVSPTPFRDGVRLTLAAEAGS, encoded by the exons atgagcaGGGAGAGAGTGCTAGTGATAGGGGGCAGTGGGTACCTGGGTCAGCATCTCTTGCAAGGTTTATCAGAGATCCAAGGGGCACCCTTCGATCTGGCATTCACGCATCACTCCGCCCCACCCCAGCCTCTGCTCCAAGCTATTCCGCATGCGCTTCCATTTCATGTCGATTTGCGAACAGGACTTGGCTTCGATGCCATCTCCCTCACATTCGGCCAG CCTCATGTGGTTGTAAATTGTGCTGCACTCTCTTTGCCTCGTGCTTGTGAAGAGGATCCTGCTGCTGCAATGTCTATTAATGTGCCTTATTCTCTTGTAAAATGGCTATCAAGCTTCAAAGGGAGCAGTGTTCTTTTAATTCATCTATCAACTGACCAAG GTGTGAAGTCCTTCTACAAGGAAGAAGATGAAACCGTTCCTGTGAATGTTTATGGGAAATCAAAAGTGGCAGCAGAGGAGTTTATCTGTGCGAACTGCTCAAATTTTGCAATTTTGAGAAGCAGTATCATCTTTGGGCCACAAACTATTTCACCTGTTCCAAAATCCCTTCCCATTCAG TGGATTGATAGTGTCCTCTCCCGGGGAGATAAAATTGAGTTTTTTCATGACGAGTTTCGCTGCCCTGTGTATGTCAAGGATGTTGTGACTCTCATACTAGCTTTGATGAACAGATGGATGTCAG AATGTAGGCAGATGCAATTGCTTTTAAATGTTGGAGGGCCAGACAGGGTATCTCGTCTTCAGATGGCTGAGGCTGTGGCGCATATCAGAGGATATGACACTTCATTAATAAAACCAGTATCTGCATCATCA GTGAATCGTGGCGTCATGTCTCCGGCTGACATATCAATGGATATCTCAAAGCTGGTTCATACACTGGATGTTTCTCCCACTCCATTCAGAGATGGTGTCAGATTAACACTTGCTGCTGAAGCTGGTTCTTGA